Below is a window of Procambarus clarkii isolate CNS0578487 chromosome 19, FALCON_Pclarkii_2.0, whole genome shotgun sequence DNA.
TTCAGTAAGAGCTGGTCGTTCAGTAAGAGCTGGTCTCTCAGTAGGAGCTGGTTGTTCAGTAAGAGCTGGTCTCTCAGTAAGAGCTGGTCACACAGTAAGAGCTGGTCTCTTAGTAAGAGCTGGTCTCTCAGTAAGATCTGGTCTCTTAGTAAGAGCTGGTCACACAGTAAGAGCTGGTCACACAGTAGGAGCTGGTCTCTTAGTAAGAGCTGGTCTCTCAGTAAGAGCTGGTCTCACAGTAAGATCTGGTCTCTCAGTAAGAGCTGGTCACACAGTAAGAGCTGGTCTCTTAGTAAGAGCTGGTCACTCAGTACGAGCTGGTCACACAGTAAGATCTGGTCTCTTAGTAAGAGCTGGTCTCTCAGTACGAGCTGGTCACACAGTAAGAGCTGGTCTCTTAGTAAGAGCTGGTCTCTCAGTAAGAGCTGGTCACACAGTAAGAGCTGGTCTCTCAGTAAGAGCTGGTCACACAGTAAGAGCTGGTCTCTCAGTAAGAGCTGGTCTCACAGTAAGATCTGGTCTCTCAGTAAGAGCTGGTCACACAGTAAGAGCTGGTCTCTCAGTAAGAGCTGGTCACACAGTAAGAGCTGGTCTCTCAGTAAGAGCTGGTCTCTCAGTAAGATCTGGTCTCTCAGTAAGAGCTGGTCACACAGTAAGAGCTGGTCTCTTAGTAAGAGCTGGTCTCTCAGTACGAGCTGGTCACACAGTAAGAGCTGGTCTCTTAGTAAGAGCTGGTCACTCAGTAAGAGCTGGTCACACAGTAAGAGCTGGTCGTTCAGTAAGAGCTGATCGTTCAGTAAGAGCTGGTCACTCAGTAAGAGCTGGTCGTTCAGTAAGAGCTGGTCGTTCAGAAGGAGCTGGTCTCCCAGTAAGAGCTGATCTCTCAGTAAGAGCTGGTCACACAGTAAGAGCTGGTCACACAGTAAGAGCTGGTCACACAGTAAGAGCTGGTCACACAGTAAGAGCTGGTCACACAGTAAGAGCTGATCTCTCAGTAAGAGCTGGTCACACAGTAAGAGCTGGTCACACAGTAAGAGCTGATCTCTCAGTAAGAGCTGGTCACACAGTAAGAGCTGGTCACGCTGTAAGAGCTGGTCACACAGTAAGAGCTGGTCACACAGTAAGAGCTGGTCACACAGTAAGAGCTGATCACACAGTAAGAGCTGGTCACACAGTAAGAGCTGGTCACACAGTAAGAGCTGATCACACAGTAAGAGCTGGTCACACAGTAAGAGCTGATCACACAGTAAGAGCTGGTCACACAGTAAGAGCTGGTCACGCTGTAAGAGCTGGTCACACAGTAAGAGCTGGTCACAGAGTAAGAGCTGGTCACACAGTAAGAGCTGATCACACAGTAAGAGCTGGTCACACAGTAAGAGCTGGTCACACAGTAAGAGCTGGTCACTCAGTAAGAGCTGGTCGTTCAGTAAGATCTAGTCACACAGTAAGAGCAGGCCTCATAGTAAGAGCTGGTCACACAGTAAGAGCTGGTCACACAGTAAGAGCTGGTCACACAGTAAGAGCTGGTCACACAGTAAGAGCTGGTCACAGAGTAAGAGCTGGTCACACAGTAAGAGCTGGTCACACAGTAAGAGCTGGTCACACAGTAAGAGCTGGTCACGCAGTAAGAGCTGGTCACACAGTAAGAGCTGGTCACACAGTAAGAGCTGGTCACAGAGTAAGAGCTGGTCACGCAGTAAGAGCTGGTCATACAGTAAGAGCTGGTCACAGAGTAAGAGCTGGTCACAGAGTAAGAGCTGGTCACAGAGTAAGAGCTGGTCACACAGTAAGAGCTGGTCACAGAGTAAGAGCTGGTCACGCAGTAAGAGCTGGTCACACAGTAAGAGCTGGTCACGCAGTAAGAGCTGGTCTTACAGAGTAAGAGCTGATCACACAGTAAGAGCTGGTCACAGAGTAAGAGCTGGTCTTACAGAGTAAGAGCTGATCACACAGTAAGAGCTGGTCACACAGTAAGAGCTGGTCACACAGTAAGAGCTGGTCACAGAGTAAGAGCTGGTCTTACAGAGTAAGAGCTGATCACACAGTAAGAGCTGGTCACACAGTAAGAGCTGGTCACACAGTAAGAGCTGGTCACACAGTAAGAGCTGGTCACAGAGTAAGAGCTGGTCTTACAGAGTAAGAGCTGGTCACACAGTAAGAGCTGGTCTTACAGAGTAAGAGCTGATCACACAGTAAGAGCTGGTCACAGAGTAAGAGCTGGTTGCGAGATAAATGTTATTGAAACTTGAttgttaatttataattttacTAATCAGTCATTTTCACACACTCACAATTTTCGTCTCTTTGACTGGAATAACATTTTTGTCATTTAAAACCTGCTACAAAGCTAATTCCTCCCCAGCTGCTGTTCTTCGCAGCGTTGAGCAGTGTTGATGTCTCCTGGTTGCTTGTCGTTGCAGGacaccaacagctacacacacacagaatgaggCTATTGAGGGAGACACGTCTCTGATGTAGCGTTTATCTTGTAGCGTTTATCTTGTAGCGTTTATCTTTTAGCGTTTATCTTGTAGCGTTTATCTTTTAGCGTTTATCTTGTAGCGTTTATCTTGTAGCGTTTATCTTGTAGCGTTTATCTTGTAGCGTTTATCTTGTAGCGTTTAACGTGTAGCGTTTATCTTGTAGCGTTTAACGTGTAGCGTTTATCTTGTAGTGTTTATCTTGTAGCGTTTATCTTGTAGCGTTTATCTTGTAGCGTTTATCTTGTAGCGTTTATCTTGTAGCGTTTATCTTGTAGCGTTTATCTTGTAGCGTTTATCTTGTAGCGTTTATCTTGTAGCGTTTATCTTGTAGCGTTTATCTTGTAGCGTTTAACGTGTAGCGGAAGAGTCCGTGGATCTGTTGCTCCTGCACTGTCTGTTTCAGTGCTAGATTAGCGTGGTGTAGGCGAGAACAGGACGTTAATAAGTGTTCCTGCAGACTAATGCAAGGTGTTAGCAGTGAGAGATGGGAGGTGGTGCGTCTGGCCGCCTCCTCGTAATGTCTTCCCTTCTCGCCTTGCTCACTCGATAATTTCTTCTTCGTGTTAAAtatatctttaaaaaaaaaaattgtttgctTTTTGATGTGTTTTATGCTTTTCTCTGTTTGCTTTCGCCAGAAATATACCGTTGTGTAGATTAGTGAACCTCTGGGTTATGAGCATTTCTGCGGTTGTGTAAATATAATTTAGAATGAGGTTGTGGGCTTCAGTAAGGAAGTTTAATGGGTAGTTAAATTGGGCATTGACTGACAAAGGACAAGGCACCACTCGCCGTGGGCCGGTGGCACCAGCTGTGGCTGTATCAAGTGGTCGCCTTAAACACTGGTTCAGTCTTATGCGTAATCAAGCAATGAGTGTTAGCAAGAATGTGATATTTGTATTGCCTGTATCCATCTCGGAGGACCGGCCaggggccatattcacgaagcagttacgcaagtacttacgaacgtgttcatcttttctcaatctttgacggctttagttacatttattaaacagtttacaagcatgaaaacttcccaatcaactgttgttattgttataaacagcctcctggtgctttggaggtcattcattttgtaataattgtaaacaaagctgccaaagattgagaaaaggtgtacaggttcgtaagtgcttgcgtaactgcttcgtgaatctggcccttgggtACCACTCAGGCCCAGAGGCACCAACAAGTACCCACTGGAGCCTCAACTCTGGTACAGAGGCACCAACAAGTACCCACTGGAGCCTCAACTCTGGTACAGAGGCACCAACAAGTACCCACTGGAGCCTCAACTCTGGTACAGAGGCACCAACAAGTACCCACTGGAGCCTCAACTCTGGTACAGAGGCACCAACAAGTACCCACTGGAGCCTCAACTGTGGCTCAGAGGCACCAACAAGTACCCACTGGAGCCTCAACTGTGGCTCAGAGGCACCAACAAGTGCCCACTGGAGCCTCAGAGACATATTACTAACTTCTAAACCATCTTGCACTTGTACCGCATTACCTCAGCTGTGGGGTTTAATACCACTTTTCCCAGAAATgatggttttatttttattttcagcAAATAAACACAGAATATACCAAAAGATTTGTATCTGTTCTTTCAATGTACTCTCCCCAGTTTATcttaccctctctccctctccctcactcatccAGGGAAGATTTGGAGGTAAATTTCACAGAATCGCTCCTACTGACAAAGCGATTCGTAAACTTGTGAACAAATGTAAAAGAACTGGATCCGTACACGGCGACGTGGGAAGAGAAGGCCCAAGGACAGAGCGGGACAGTATGGAAGGGGTGGGATAGTTGTGCGATAGTTATGGGAGGGTGAACCAACAATGTCGGTTAGAGAAGCTAGTCTAAGACTCACCAAGACAACAGTTCAAATAATGTTGCGTTCGACTCCGAGGAGAGAGGCTGATCACATTCAGGCACTATATATGCCCCTCAGTGATGAGGATTATCGAAATCGAACACCGAGGTGTGCAGAATTTGTGGATCAAATCACTAACGAAGgtttattgaataaaaaaaaaatcagagatGAGGCAActttccacgtgtgtgtgtggcaaaGTCAGTCATATCTAGTTCAATAAAAAAATATCTGAATTTATGGAAAGGCAAAGAGACGCTCCAAAATTTAACACGTGCCTTGGAATGACTTAATCCCAAATGTTTTGCTCATTCTTGTGTAATGGAGCATAAGTAAGAGACACCGTCTACCTTGATATACCTCAGCTTCTTGATGATGGCAGTCTTGATAATGTTGTCTTGGAGCAAGATAGAGCGTCATGCCGTTATGAGGCACCATAACGATAACATGATTGTCCCAGAATACCTCAAGGCTACCATAACATAACATGATTGTCCCAGAATACCTCAAGGCCAGCTTCCTCACTTGGTGGACTGGACTTGGAGGACCTCGACCCTGACCTTCGCGGTCTCCGGACTTGACACCCCGCGTGGTCTCTGCATGGCGGGGGTCACAATAACAAAGGTCAAAGGGTCAGTGGTTTAGCTAACATTAAAGTGCTCATTCAGCTACCAGTGGAGGACATAACTACTCTGACATGCTTCAAGAAGTGTTACACAACGCTGAAGTTTGTGTAAAACCCCTTTGTTTTAACAACcttttggggtgtgtgtgtgtgtgtgtgtgtgtgtgtgtgtgtgtgtgtgtgtgtgtgtgtgtgggtgtgggtgtgtgtgtgtgtgtgtgtgtgtgtgtgtgtgggtgtgggtgtgtgtgtgtgtactcacctatttgtactcacctatttgtgcttgcaggatcgagcattgactcttggatcccgcctttccagctatcggttgtttacagcaatgactcctgtcccatttccctatcatacctagttttaaaagtatgaatagtatttgtttccacaacctgttccccaagtgcattccatttttccactactctcacgctaaaagaaaacttcctaacatctctgagactcatctgagtttccagtttccacccatgtcccctcgttctgttattattacgcgtgaacatttcatttatttccactttgtcaattcccctgtgtgtgtgtgtgtgtgtgtgtgtgtgtgtgtgtgtgtgtgtgcgtgtgtgcgtgtgtgtgtgtgtgcgtgtgtgtgtgtgtgtgtgtgtgtgtgtgtgtgtgtgtgtgtgtgtgtgtgtaagtgtgtgtgtgtaagtgtgtgtgtgtgtgtgtgtgtgtgtgtgtgtgtgtgtgtgtgtgtgtgtgtgtgtgtgtgtgtgtgtgtgtgtgtgtgtgtgtgtgtgtgtgtgtgtgtgtgtgtaagtgtgtgtgtgtgtgtgtgtgtgtgtgtgtgtgtgtgtgtgtgtgtgtgtgtgtgtgtgtaagtgtgtgtgtgtgtgtgtgtgtgtgtgtgtgtgtgtgtgtgtgtgtgtgtgtgtgtgtgtgtgtgtgtgtgtgtgtgtgtgtgctgcgaaATATACAGGGACACACAGGGAGTACTTGTTGGAGGTTCTCAATAAATATTTTACATGAATTATAAATCATAAGTCTATaaaagacaaacacacacacacacacacacacacacacacccacacacacacacacacacacacacacacacacacacacacacacactgacacccacacacacccacacacacacacacacacacacacacacacacacacacacacacacacacacacacacacagaagacagaagagtaagggtcactacctataaaattctcagaggaattgacaatgaAGATAAAAAACTACAataaaagggagggagggggggggagaaattaaggggacacaggtggagactgagtacccacatgagccacagggacgttagaaagaactttttcagtgacagagaagttaacaggtggaatgcattaggaagtgatgtggtggaggctgactccatacacagtttcaaatgtagatatgatagagcccagtaggctcaggaacctgtacaccagttgattgacagttgagaggcgggaccaaagggccagagctcaacccccgcaagaacaactaggtgaatacacaaataCAAAACCAGAACTCATCGGATTCGACAGAAATACTATAGTAGTACTAGGCAGTGGAAGAGAAAGTTGTGGATTTTAGAAGTAGCAGTAACAGGAGGAGCAGCAGTACCAGGAGGAGCAGCAGTACCAGGAGGAGCAGCAGTAACAGGAGGAGCAGCAGTAACAGGAGGAGCAGCAGTAACAGGAGGAGCAGCAGTGCCAGGAGGAGCAGCAGTAACAGGAGGAGCAGCAGTAACAGGAGGAGCAGCAGTACCAGGAGGAGCAGCAGTACCAGGAGGAGCAGCAGTACCAGGAGGAGCAGCAGTAACAGGAGGAGCAGCAGTAACAGGAGGAGCAGCAGTGCCAGGAGGAGCAGCAGTACCAGGAGGAGCAGCAGTAACAGGAGGAGCAGCAGTACCAGGAGGAGCAGCAGTACCAGGAGGAGCAGCAGTACCAGGAGGAGCAGCAGTACCAGGAGGAGCAGCAGTAACAGGAGGAGCAGCAGTAACAGGAGGAGCAGCAGTGCCAGGAGGAGCAGCAGTACCAGGAGGAGCAGCAGTAACAGGAGGAGCAGCAGTACCAGGAGGAGCAGCAGTGCCAGGAGGAGCAGCAGTACCAGGAGGAGCAGCAGTACCAGGAGGAGCAGCAGTAACCGGAGGAGGAgtaacagcaggagcagcagtaacAGGAGGAGGAgtaacagcaggagcagcagtaacaggaggaggagcagaaacaTGAGGAGGGGCAGTAACAGAAGAAGCAGTAACAGAAGGAGGAGCAGAAACAAGAGGAGGA
It encodes the following:
- the LOC123751304 gene encoding calphotin-like; the encoded protein is MYTANLRMKLYSGNLLVKLYTGNLRMKLYSGNLWVKLHSGNLWVKMYTANLRVKLYSGNLRIDSQCYRCLLLLLFTATPPVTAPLPVTAAPPVTSPPPVTAAPPVTAPPPVTAALPVTDPPPVTAPPVTAPPPVTAALPVTDPPLVSAPPSVTASSVTAPPHVSAPPPVTAAPAVTPPPVTAAPAVTPPPVTAAPPGTAAPPGTAAPPGTAAPPGTAAPPVTAAPPGTAAPPGTAAPPVTAAPPVTAAPPGTAAPPGTAAPPGTAAPPGTAAPPVTAAPPGTAAPPGTAAPPVTAAPPVTAAPPGTAAPPGTAAPPGTAAPPVTAAPPVTAAPPGTAAPPVTAAPPVTAAPPVTAAPPGTAAPPETTRGVKSGDREGQGRGPPSPVHQVRKLALRYSGTIMLCYGSLEVFWDNHVIVMVPHNGMTLYLAPRQHYQDCHHQEAEVYQALTERPALTEQPAPTERPALTERPALTEQPALTERPALTERPSLTERPALTEQPAPTERPALTERPALTERLALTERLALTERLALTERLALTERPALTERPALSERPALAERPALTERPALTERPALSERPAPTERPALTERPALTERPALTERPALTERPALTERPALMNDQLL